From Microbacterium pseudoresistens, the proteins below share one genomic window:
- a CDS encoding MurR/RpiR family transcriptional regulator: MSIQSTIEASIAAMPPSLARVAAAVREKPSIVIDMTINELADACGTSVASVVRFCRAIGLGGYAALRMALATEIGRESVQFADHSGFGSDIAAEDSLRDAAAKIAALERLAIEETIGHLDYAVLESAVGAIDAADRILLFGIGASQIVAEDLGHKLLRVGRNAIVLSDAHEAVASAVLHRAPTTAIGFSHLGTTPETIRFVEVARANGAATIGVTSSPDSAFARAVDHPLFTEVRESRFRAGAMVSRIAQLAVVDALFVGVAQRRYAETLDALERTREATRAVRGA, from the coding sequence ATGAGCATACAGTCCACGATCGAAGCGAGCATCGCAGCCATGCCGCCCTCGCTCGCCCGCGTCGCCGCGGCCGTGCGCGAGAAGCCGTCGATCGTGATCGACATGACCATCAACGAGCTCGCCGACGCCTGCGGCACGTCGGTCGCCTCGGTCGTGCGCTTCTGCCGGGCGATCGGGCTCGGCGGGTACGCGGCGCTGCGCATGGCGCTGGCCACCGAGATCGGCCGGGAGTCGGTGCAGTTCGCCGACCACTCGGGATTCGGATCCGATATCGCCGCCGAGGACTCGTTGCGCGATGCGGCGGCGAAGATCGCCGCACTCGAGCGCCTTGCCATCGAGGAGACGATCGGACACCTCGACTACGCCGTGCTCGAGAGCGCGGTCGGCGCGATCGACGCCGCCGACCGCATCCTGCTCTTCGGCATCGGCGCGAGCCAGATCGTCGCCGAAGACCTCGGGCACAAGCTGCTGCGCGTCGGGCGCAACGCCATCGTGCTCTCCGACGCGCACGAGGCCGTCGCCTCGGCCGTGCTGCACCGCGCGCCGACTACGGCGATCGGCTTCTCGCACCTCGGCACCACCCCCGAGACGATCCGCTTCGTCGAGGTGGCCCGTGCCAACGGCGCCGCCACGATCGGCGTGACCTCGAGCCCCGACTCGGCGTTCGCACGGGCCGTGGACCACCCGCTGTTCACCGAGGTGCGCGAGTCGCGCTTCCGCGCCGGGGCGATGGTGAGCCGCATCGCCCAGCTCGCCGTCGTCGATGCGCTGTTCGTGGGCGTTGCCCAGCGCCGCTATGCCGAGACACTCGACGCGCTCGAGCGCACCCGCGAAGCCACCCGCGCCGTCCGCGGCGCCTGA
- a CDS encoding carbohydrate ABC transporter permease, which translates to MSTDTVATESDGTEPMPKPRKRTVRRAHGLAGWAFLLPALLVYVIFLVYPMIRSLLGSLWDWRGMRAQSFTGLDNFTRLFSGQNADLVTNAFWHNVLWFIGVLVVQNMIGLLLAYILFVRGARWTFFQNWFFFPAILSPVLVGALWRLILTPDGPLDGVLMGMGITSEPLTLLGNGSTALWVLIAVDIWNWIGLPILVFLAGLNALNPEIFEAARLDGASSGRTLFQIAVPLVTPSVTTLAVLSFINSFNQFDIVYVMQGVQGGPNFATDTLVTFFYRLAFGAQGSVGITDVGLAMALGAILFIFMTAVSGMALRFFNKRAEMIQ; encoded by the coding sequence ATGTCTACTGACACCGTTGCGACGGAGTCGGACGGCACGGAGCCGATGCCGAAGCCGCGCAAGCGCACCGTCCGGCGAGCCCACGGGCTCGCCGGATGGGCGTTCCTGTTGCCCGCACTCCTGGTCTACGTCATCTTCCTCGTCTATCCGATGATTCGTTCCCTGCTGGGATCCCTTTGGGACTGGCGCGGCATGCGCGCACAGAGCTTCACTGGACTGGATAACTTCACTCGGCTCTTCTCCGGGCAGAACGCGGACCTCGTCACGAATGCCTTCTGGCACAACGTGCTGTGGTTCATCGGCGTTCTCGTCGTGCAGAACATGATCGGCCTCCTCTTGGCCTACATTCTGTTCGTGCGCGGAGCGCGCTGGACGTTCTTCCAGAACTGGTTCTTCTTCCCTGCGATACTCTCGCCCGTCCTTGTCGGCGCACTGTGGCGGCTCATCCTCACGCCCGATGGCCCGCTCGACGGGGTGCTGATGGGAATGGGGATCACCTCGGAGCCACTGACATTGCTCGGTAACGGCTCGACCGCCCTGTGGGTGCTCATCGCCGTGGATATCTGGAACTGGATCGGGCTGCCCATCCTGGTCTTCCTCGCAGGACTCAATGCCTTGAACCCTGAGATCTTCGAAGCGGCGCGGCTAGACGGTGCCAGTTCCGGCCGCACGCTCTTCCAGATTGCGGTTCCGCTCGTCACGCCTTCCGTGACGACTCTCGCCGTGCTCAGCTTCATCAACAGCTTCAACCAGTTCGACATCGTCTATGTGATGCAAGGCGTGCAGGGGGGACCGAACTTCGCCACCGACACCCTTGTCACCTTCTTCTACCGCCTCGCCTTCGGTGCCCAGGGCTCTGTGGGCATCACCGATGTGGGGCTGGCGATGGCGCTTGGCGCAATTCTCTTCATCTTCATGACGGCCGTCTCCGGGATGGCATTGAGATTCTTCAACAAGCGAGCGGAGATGATCCAGTGA
- a CDS encoding extracellular solute-binding protein: MNATRPRHVPRRLAVGAALVAGSLAVSLTACSPGGDTDGSTTVTIWSWRTEDQAAMDRIFDSFENEHPEITVDFQTIPDAEYQNRVSTALQGGQGPDIVQLKAYGELQPLIDAALIEPLDELVPELDSLPDTTKAGLRGIEDGNLYGVPYSIVNTGVFYNKEIFTANALEVPQTYDELIAASQTLLDAGVIPIAAGGANGTSWALEMALAAVAPSQIGPEFYDEAMAGKVDFTDPRYVAALQRMVDMLPYYSPGFQGVDYTTATQQFIGGDAAMFIGGSYENGSFASQNPDLDFGFFPYPVDDPADTAYTSSFVDGSYGLPVDAEHRDAAIEVLNFMATAEFAQMFMDELGWPPARDDVEPKNPVLLDMMAAMKNQTPYLTHVGFKWQSPTASSVLQPAFVDMIMGKVAPQSVAEQMTEAVQEWFTPNVY, from the coding sequence ATGAATGCCACACGCCCTCGACACGTGCCGCGGCGCCTCGCCGTCGGCGCTGCGCTGGTAGCTGGAAGTCTGGCAGTCAGCTTGACTGCATGCAGTCCTGGTGGCGACACCGACGGCAGTACCACTGTGACGATCTGGAGTTGGCGCACGGAAGATCAAGCGGCAATGGATCGGATCTTCGATTCGTTCGAAAATGAGCATCCTGAGATCACCGTCGATTTCCAGACGATTCCGGATGCGGAGTACCAGAACCGAGTCAGCACGGCCCTACAAGGTGGTCAGGGACCCGACATCGTGCAGCTCAAAGCGTACGGTGAGCTCCAACCTCTCATCGATGCCGCGCTCATCGAGCCACTCGACGAACTCGTTCCCGAACTCGACTCCCTTCCGGACACAACGAAAGCCGGATTGCGCGGCATCGAAGATGGCAACCTGTACGGCGTGCCGTACTCCATCGTCAACACGGGAGTCTTCTACAACAAGGAGATCTTCACCGCGAATGCCCTGGAGGTACCGCAAACCTACGATGAACTGATTGCAGCCTCGCAGACACTGCTCGACGCAGGCGTCATCCCGATTGCCGCAGGAGGCGCTAACGGCACGTCCTGGGCTCTGGAGATGGCTCTCGCAGCTGTTGCCCCCAGTCAGATCGGCCCTGAGTTCTATGACGAGGCGATGGCTGGAAAGGTCGACTTCACCGACCCGCGGTATGTGGCGGCGCTGCAGCGCATGGTTGACATGTTGCCGTATTATTCTCCCGGCTTCCAAGGGGTCGACTACACCACCGCGACGCAACAGTTCATCGGTGGTGACGCGGCCATGTTCATCGGGGGTTCCTACGAGAACGGCAGTTTTGCGTCTCAGAATCCGGATCTGGACTTCGGATTCTTCCCGTATCCGGTCGATGACCCGGCCGACACCGCCTACACATCGTCGTTCGTCGATGGCTCGTATGGTCTGCCTGTCGACGCTGAGCACCGCGATGCGGCCATCGAGGTCCTGAACTTCATGGCGACCGCCGAGTTCGCACAGATGTTCATGGACGAGCTCGGCTGGCCGCCTGCCCGCGACGACGTCGAGCCGAAGAACCCGGTCTTGCTCGACATGATGGCCGCAATGAAGAACCAGACGCCGTATCTCACGCATGTTGGCTTCAAGTGGCAATCACCGACCGCATCGTCGGTGCTCCAACCCGCCTTTGTCGACATGATCATGGGCAAGGTTGCGCCGCAGAGCGTCGCAGAGCAGATGACCGAAGCCGTCCAGGAGTGGTTCACGCCGAATGTCTACTGA
- a CDS encoding GNAT family N-acetyltransferase encodes MTAPPPDPQIRTFRAGDGVAIPDAWTRSAPQDGMTPQRFRDLVLLDRNFDANGLFVAEDTEGAVIGSAYAVRRRVAHDGDDLEPDTGWIPFFFVTPEHRGRGLGRALLEATRGWLRDQGATQVFFSSYTPNYVLPGLDAARYPAAASLLSSLGFEVVERPSAMDRSLIGYEMPAEVRERADALRAEGWYLGSPQGDDVVALVKIAGERFNSDWARAIREGIVAGMPPERIVIARDPDGAVIGWGMHGTYEAVIERFGPFGVLPESRGTGLGKVLLHLTLERMTALGAHSAWFLWADEGSIASALYEKTGFAATRTFDILRAALTQTQWQKPDHNEKEC; translated from the coding sequence GTGACCGCGCCCCCTCCCGATCCGCAGATCCGCACCTTCCGCGCCGGCGACGGCGTCGCGATCCCGGATGCGTGGACCCGGTCGGCCCCGCAGGACGGCATGACCCCGCAGCGGTTCCGCGACCTCGTGCTGCTGGATCGCAATTTCGATGCGAACGGCCTGTTCGTCGCCGAAGACACCGAGGGAGCGGTGATCGGGTCGGCCTATGCCGTGCGCCGTCGCGTCGCCCACGACGGCGACGACCTCGAGCCCGACACGGGGTGGATCCCCTTCTTCTTCGTCACGCCGGAGCACCGCGGGCGCGGTCTCGGCCGCGCGCTGCTCGAGGCCACGCGGGGCTGGCTTCGCGACCAGGGCGCCACGCAGGTCTTCTTCTCCAGCTACACGCCGAACTACGTGCTCCCAGGGCTCGATGCGGCGCGCTATCCGGCTGCCGCATCCCTGCTTTCCTCGCTCGGCTTCGAGGTCGTCGAGCGCCCGAGCGCCATGGACCGCTCGCTCATCGGCTACGAGATGCCCGCCGAGGTGCGCGAGCGCGCCGACGCCCTCCGCGCCGAGGGCTGGTACCTGGGCAGCCCGCAAGGCGACGACGTCGTCGCCCTCGTGAAGATCGCCGGCGAGCGGTTCAACTCCGACTGGGCCCGCGCCATCCGCGAGGGGATCGTGGCGGGCATGCCCCCGGAGCGCATCGTCATCGCCCGCGACCCCGACGGCGCCGTGATCGGCTGGGGCATGCACGGCACCTACGAAGCGGTCATCGAGCGGTTCGGCCCCTTCGGCGTGCTGCCGGAGAGCCGAGGCACAGGGCTCGGCAAGGTGCTGCTGCACCTCACCCTCGAGCGGATGACGGCCCTCGGCGCGCACAGCGCGTGGTTCCTCTGGGCCGACGAGGGCTCCATCGCCTCCGCCCTCTACGAGAAGACCGGATTCGCGGCGACGCGCACCTTCGACATCCTGCGCGCCGCACTCACCCAGACTCAATGGCAGAAACCCGATCACAACGAAAAGGAGTGCTGA